From Candidatus Manganitrophus morganii, the proteins below share one genomic window:
- a CDS encoding cytochrome ubiquinol oxidase subunit I, with translation MQTEPLNVSILTGKIAIATAALTHGLFATFVVGTTLIGAIIATVAFVNRKEPYMRLSRTLAFTLVLTTATVSFMGVTLVFMLNIYWPRFWSTIFRIMFWPFILEASFFLGEAVFIYAWYYTWNWSALEGWRRRAHLSFVWIGTFFALIAMVMIDMVASYMLTPAPQNTASIWPKLFNTTFLHLDIHRFFGNLTWAGFALAALSAIGYLRAKAPEDRAHYQWTGRLLFVIGFAALLIMPISGFLYLRQIRYSQPQAFFTLMLGERSPLFDLVALLYGLLVAVGSIHIYKTVRSKTPRPATFDSFMPVSLAAVALAALLLATPYQIQNIPYASLLTDLRINPLGKMQPYKYIALALLIVLGLFNLVYFIRAFPWRRIWERDRWEGPAGRPAPYLLISLALLSILIYLSMGWVRETARAANGYLIYGMVSIEDERPTYQPSERVQKEE, from the coding sequence ATGCAGACGGAGCCGTTGAACGTTTCGATCCTGACCGGAAAGATCGCCATCGCCACCGCCGCCCTGACGCACGGGCTCTTCGCCACCTTCGTCGTCGGGACGACCCTGATCGGGGCGATCATCGCCACCGTCGCCTTCGTCAACCGGAAAGAGCCGTACATGCGTCTCTCCCGGACCCTCGCCTTTACGCTGGTCCTGACCACCGCGACGGTCTCGTTCATGGGGGTCACCCTTGTCTTCATGCTGAATATCTACTGGCCCCGCTTCTGGAGCACGATCTTCCGGATCATGTTCTGGCCGTTCATCCTGGAGGCCTCTTTTTTCCTCGGAGAGGCGGTCTTCATCTACGCCTGGTACTACACCTGGAACTGGAGCGCCTTGGAGGGATGGCGGCGGCGCGCCCATCTCTCGTTCGTCTGGATCGGGACCTTCTTCGCCCTCATCGCCATGGTGATGATCGACATGGTCGCTTCCTACATGCTGACGCCGGCGCCGCAGAATACGGCTTCTATCTGGCCGAAGCTCTTCAATACCACCTTCCTCCATCTCGACATCCACCGCTTCTTCGGAAACCTCACCTGGGCCGGCTTCGCCCTCGCCGCTCTTTCGGCGATCGGGTATCTTCGCGCCAAAGCCCCCGAAGACCGCGCTCATTATCAATGGACGGGGCGGCTTCTTTTTGTCATCGGATTCGCCGCGCTTCTGATCATGCCGATCAGCGGCTTTCTTTATCTGCGCCAGATCCGATACAGCCAGCCGCAGGCCTTCTTCACCCTGATGCTCGGCGAGCGCTCCCCCCTCTTCGATCTGGTCGCCCTCCTCTACGGTCTCCTCGTCGCCGTCGGATCGATCCACATCTACAAAACGGTCCGGTCGAAGACGCCGCGCCCCGCCACCTTCGACAGCTTCATGCCGGTCTCGCTCGCCGCGGTCGCCCTCGCCGCGCTGCTTCTCGCGACGCCGTACCAGATTCAGAACATCCCGTACGCCTCGCTCCTCACCGATCTTCGGATCAACCCGCTCGGAAAGATGCAGCCGTATAAATACATCGCCCTCGCCCTGTTGATCGTCCTCGGCCTCTTCAACCTCGTCTACTTCATCCGCGCCTTTCCCTGGCGGCGGATTTGGGAGCGGGACCGGTGGGAGGGGCCGGCGGGGCGTCCGGCGCCGTATCTGCTGATCTCGCTTGCCCTTCTCTCGATCTTGATTTATCTCTCGATGGGATGGGTCCGGGAGACGGCGCGCGCCGCCAACGGCTATCTCATTTACGGGATGGTGTCGATTGAAGACGAGCGGCCGACCTATCAACCTTCCGAGCGCGTTCAAAAAGAAGAGTAA
- a CDS encoding cytochrome ubiquinol oxidase subunit I has product MPEILEPLGRVNFPLIGNSLVIGLFSLLHVALASLAVGFMILAPIFEGIDQGNRFYAEVAHGLTRFTMVTFTASLVLAVIMVELFVGLFPRTNSWMFNQFRYPIYLAIGAFFLQLFCLYPYYHFWTPIRRRSPALHRALGLLAAFFILVWVAVLDGMGSYMLTPVSAEGSWANLMNPTWLPLVVHRFFGNFVFAGFAIAAYAGWMLGRGRGDPEGEAYYASLLKIGFLIGLAALLIQPFTGLFYATQIRSASPEAYAQLIWGRYQWLVYLQFVLIAFLFTGSHLILRSLRAERGRTLPGEWLLFGSAFLMVLFVERPNVRRLFTFALVGLSFFYLYRWREGLRAAGGEQLNRSTVRSLAIGLGIVSLLTYWTMGTIRETARRPDTVRNIISLYDEARTPSYARPGAAPGAEEIGAGGP; this is encoded by the coding sequence TTGCCCGAAATTCTCGAACCGCTCGGCCGGGTGAATTTCCCCCTGATCGGCAACAGCCTGGTCATCGGCCTCTTCAGCCTGCTTCATGTCGCCCTGGCGAGCCTGGCGGTCGGCTTCATGATCCTTGCCCCGATCTTCGAAGGGATTGATCAGGGGAACCGTTTCTACGCGGAGGTCGCCCACGGCCTGACCCGCTTCACCATGGTCACCTTCACGGCGAGCCTGGTTCTGGCGGTGATCATGGTCGAGCTTTTCGTCGGGCTCTTCCCCCGGACCAATTCGTGGATGTTCAACCAATTCCGGTATCCGATCTATCTTGCGATCGGCGCATTCTTCCTGCAGCTCTTCTGTCTCTACCCCTATTATCACTTCTGGACGCCGATCCGGCGGCGGAGTCCCGCGCTCCACCGCGCGCTCGGTCTTCTGGCGGCTTTTTTCATATTGGTCTGGGTGGCGGTCCTGGACGGCATGGGATCTTACATGCTCACGCCGGTCTCCGCCGAAGGGAGCTGGGCGAATCTCATGAATCCGACCTGGCTGCCGCTGGTCGTCCATCGGTTTTTCGGCAACTTCGTCTTCGCCGGGTTCGCGATCGCGGCCTACGCCGGCTGGATGCTCGGGAGGGGACGGGGTGATCCGGAAGGGGAGGCCTACTATGCTTCTCTTTTGAAGATCGGTTTTCTGATCGGGCTGGCGGCCCTTCTGATCCAGCCGTTCACCGGCCTCTTCTACGCGACGCAGATCCGGAGCGCCTCCCCGGAGGCCTATGCGCAGCTGATCTGGGGGCGTTATCAGTGGCTGGTCTATCTTCAATTCGTCCTGATCGCGTTTCTCTTCACCGGGAGTCATCTGATCTTAAGATCGCTCCGGGCGGAACGGGGGAGAACCCTCCCCGGGGAGTGGCTCCTCTTCGGGAGCGCGTTTCTGATGGTCCTCTTCGTCGAGCGGCCGAACGTTCGGCGTCTCTTCACCTTTGCGTTGGTCGGACTGAGTTTTTTTTATCTCTATCGATGGCGGGAGGGGCTTCGCGCGGCGGGAGGGGAGCAGCTCAACCGATCGACCGTCCGCTCTCTGGCGATCGGGCTCGGCATCGTCTCCCTTCTGACCTACTGGACGATGGGGACGATCCGGGAGACGGCCCGGCGGCCCGACACCGTCCGCAACATCATCTCCCTCTACGACGAGGCCCGGACGCCGAGCTACGCGCGGCCGGGCGCAGCGCCGGGTGCTGAAGAGATTGGCGCGGGAGGACCCTGA
- a CDS encoding cytochrome c, with protein sequence MNVLRSNLLRAVLFAGIAWMTLALPGCSRDMAEQPSFQPQEAPRLHSPEGSVPRKSRSVLLSPPPETLDRVARGAALFDINCAHCHGKVGLGDGPVGRYLVLPPFNLQADQTRRRPAKEIYEIVTDGRVVMPAFKGVLSAEERWEVAYFVKSFGGDPG encoded by the coding sequence ATGAACGTCCTGCGCTCGAATCTTCTCCGCGCCGTCCTCTTCGCCGGGATCGCCTGGATGACGTTGGCCCTGCCGGGGTGCTCCCGGGATATGGCGGAGCAGCCGTCGTTTCAGCCGCAGGAAGCCCCCCGTCTCCACTCGCCGGAGGGGAGCGTCCCCCGGAAGAGCCGGTCGGTGCTGCTTTCTCCTCCGCCCGAAACCCTCGACCGGGTCGCGCGGGGAGCGGCCCTCTTCGACATCAACTGCGCTCACTGCCACGGGAAGGTCGGGTTGGGGGATGGCCCGGTCGGCCGCTATCTGGTCCTCCCCCCCTTCAATCTGCAGGCCGATCAAACACGACGCCGTCCGGCGAAGGAGATTTACGAGATCGTCACCGACGGCCGGGTGGTGATGCCGGCCTTCAAAGGGGTCCTCTCGGCGGAAGAGCGATGGGAGGTGGCCTATTTCGTGAAGTCGTTCGGGGGGGATCCAGGATAG
- a CDS encoding DUF3341 domain-containing protein — translation MADTKSAERRKKVIFGLFEPKTPMRPIIDRLNEMKFPAGTVEISSAVPILAQPVGVGWGRLHLFHVTMIAGAIGLLFGILLAGGTALLYPLRTGGKPIVSPSIVGIISYEMMMLFAIVTTFVTMAVQIVRSRRAGVGCDPRIDEGFIGISVRLDREDPRSGTIRDLFQEAGAVEVETE, via the coding sequence ATGGCCGACACGAAGAGCGCTGAGAGAAGGAAGAAGGTGATCTTCGGCCTCTTCGAGCCGAAGACGCCGATGCGCCCTATTATCGACCGGCTGAACGAGATGAAATTTCCGGCAGGGACGGTCGAGATCTCCTCGGCGGTTCCGATTCTGGCCCAACCGGTCGGGGTCGGATGGGGGCGGCTCCATCTTTTTCATGTGACGATGATCGCGGGGGCGATCGGACTCCTCTTCGGGATCTTGCTGGCGGGGGGAACGGCGCTTCTCTATCCGCTTCGAACGGGGGGGAAGCCGATCGTCTCCCCTTCGATCGTCGGGATCATCTCCTATGAGATGATGATGCTTTTTGCCATCGTCACGACGTTCGTGACGATGGCCGTCCAGATCGTCCGGAGCCGCCGGGCCGGGGTGGGGTGCGACCCCCGCATCGACGAGGGGTTCATCGGAATTTCGGTTCGGCTCGACCGGGAAGACCCGAGGAGCGGGACGATCCGGGACCTTTTCCAGGAGGCGGGGGCGGTGGAGGTGGAGACCGAATGA
- the nrfD gene encoding polysulfide reductase NrfD, whose product MEARKDFFLTKQKRAGERAHWELIQKANSDLLAPMLRTGPAYYLIVAILALLVLAAAGAWTYMIQTGIGQTGLHPPIFWGIFIASFVFWVGVSHSGTFISGVLRISNAEWRRPITRIAELMTLFSVIVAALFIFVHLGRVWRFYYLIPYPNQREIWPNFRSPLMWDAAAIFTYATSSLIYLYIPLIPDFALMRDRVTGWRRPFYRVLSLGWRGTQTEWRWLGMAIRIITILIVMVMISVHSIVGFDFAVSLVPGWHSTIIPPYFVVGAIHSGMATVVMGLYLLRKTYRLHDYIRLEHFDKMGKLMLLITLLWGYFYFVERQVVWFGGIPDEMTVLDAILYGSYAPQHWVMILFNFLIPLIALSIPRFRRWPLGLLVIGVMINIAMYIERILVIVPSLAHPRLEYAWGRYFPSWVELTILVGSFAFFLLLYVLAIKFVPMISIWEEKEGILHGRHEER is encoded by the coding sequence ATGGAAGCCAGAAAAGATTTCTTTCTGACAAAACAGAAGCGGGCCGGAGAGCGGGCCCATTGGGAGCTGATCCAGAAGGCGAACAGCGATCTGCTCGCTCCGATGCTCCGGACCGGACCGGCCTACTACCTGATTGTTGCGATTCTGGCCCTCCTGGTTCTGGCGGCGGCCGGCGCTTGGACATACATGATCCAGACGGGAATCGGACAGACCGGACTGCATCCCCCCATCTTTTGGGGAATCTTCATCGCCTCGTTCGTCTTCTGGGTCGGGGTCAGCCACTCCGGCACCTTCATCTCAGGGGTCCTTCGGATTTCAAACGCCGAATGGCGGCGGCCGATCACCCGGATCGCCGAGCTGATGACCCTCTTCTCGGTTATCGTTGCCGCCCTCTTCATCTTCGTCCACCTCGGGCGGGTCTGGCGGTTTTATTACCTGATTCCCTACCCGAACCAGCGGGAGATCTGGCCGAACTTCCGCTCGCCGCTGATGTGGGACGCCGCGGCGATCTTCACCTACGCCACCTCCAGCCTGATCTATCTTTACATCCCGCTGATTCCCGATTTCGCCCTGATGCGCGACCGGGTGACCGGCTGGCGGCGGCCGTTTTACCGCGTCCTCTCGCTCGGCTGGCGCGGGACGCAGACCGAGTGGCGGTGGCTCGGGATGGCGATCCGGATCATCACGATTCTGATCGTCATGGTGATGATCTCGGTCCACTCGATCGTCGGGTTCGACTTCGCCGTCTCGCTCGTGCCGGGCTGGCACTCAACGATCATCCCGCCCTATTTCGTGGTGGGGGCGATCCACTCCGGGATGGCGACGGTGGTGATGGGGCTTTATCTTCTCCGAAAAACCTACCGGCTTCACGATTACATCCGGCTTGAGCATTTCGACAAGATGGGAAAGCTGATGCTCCTGATCACCCTGCTCTGGGGGTATTTCTACTTTGTCGAGCGGCAGGTGGTCTGGTTCGGCGGGATTCCGGACGAAATGACGGTGCTCGACGCGATCCTCTACGGCTCCTACGCCCCGCAGCACTGGGTGATGATTCTCTTCAACTTCCTCATTCCGCTGATCGCCCTGAGCATCCCCCGGTTTCGGCGCTGGCCGCTCGGGCTGCTCGTCATCGGCGTGATGATCAATATCGCCATGTACATCGAGCGGATCTTGGTCATCGTCCCGTCGCTCGCCCACCCGCGCCTCGAATATGCCTGGGGGCGGTATTTCCCCTCCTGGGTGGAGCTGACGATCCTGGTCGGATCGTTCGCGTTTTTCCTGCTGCTGTATGTCTTGGCGATCAAGTTCGTTCCGATGATTTCGATCTGGGAGGAGAAGGAGGGGATCCTTCATGGCCGACACGAAGAGCGCTGA
- a CDS encoding 4Fe-4S dicluster domain-containing protein yields the protein MVEYRDQNAPPGGPYQWGMVIDLDRCTGCEACMVACKAENNVRIAGEDEAAKGRAVSWIRIERYWEGEYPNAQLKFMPVLCQHCGNAPCEPVCPVYASYHTPDGLNAQVYNRCVGVRYCGNNCPYTVRYFNWFEPHWDEPLNEQLNPDVTVRSVGVMEKCTFCVQRIRAGQQTAQKEGRRVKDGEVTPACVQSCPTEALVFGDRNDPESRVSKLAESDRGFGLLEELGTKPAITYLKRIK from the coding sequence ATGGTGGAATATCGGGATCAGAATGCGCCGCCGGGAGGACCGTATCAATGGGGAATGGTGATCGACCTTGACCGCTGCACCGGCTGCGAGGCGTGCATGGTCGCCTGCAAAGCGGAGAACAACGTCCGGATCGCCGGGGAGGATGAAGCGGCCAAGGGGCGGGCGGTCTCCTGGATTCGGATCGAGCGTTACTGGGAGGGGGAGTACCCGAACGCGCAGCTCAAATTCATGCCGGTCCTCTGCCAGCACTGCGGCAACGCCCCCTGCGAGCCGGTTTGTCCGGTCTACGCCTCCTATCACACGCCGGACGGGCTGAACGCCCAGGTCTACAACCGCTGCGTCGGCGTCCGCTACTGCGGGAACAACTGCCCCTACACCGTCCGCTACTTCAACTGGTTCGAGCCGCACTGGGACGAGCCGCTCAACGAGCAGCTCAATCCCGATGTCACGGTCCGCTCGGTCGGCGTGATGGAAAAGTGCACCTTCTGCGTCCAGCGGATTCGGGCCGGACAACAGACCGCCCAAAAAGAGGGGCGAAGGGTGAAAGACGGCGAGGTGACCCCGGCCTGCGTCCAGAGCTGCCCCACCGAGGCGCTCGTCTTCGGCGACCGGAACGACCCCGAGAGCCGGGTCTCCAAGCTCGCCGAGAGCGACCGCGGCTTCGGCCTGCTGGAGGAGCTGGGAACAAAGCCAGCGATCACCTATTTGAAGAGGATAAAATAA